One Parasteatoda tepidariorum isolate YZ-2023 chromosome 1, CAS_Ptep_4.0, whole genome shotgun sequence genomic window, caattgttgctTTCTTAATACCTTTCAGTTTCTTGGTTACCTGTTCCTTGACtttaaaagcatacattttgGATCTTAATCCTATGAATTCAATCATGATCTCTCCTTTATTCTCATCTTTCATAACTcccaaaacttttttattttttcgaggAGTACCATAAATATTATCCTCAGGATAATCACTAGTATCGAAACTATCCAAATCTTCATTCATATCTGAATAGACATCTTCAGTAGTGATGTCATAAATGAAACTATCAGTATCAGTAtagagtaatttaattttctcttcatACTTCGTTTTCATTTTCGTATAATGAAACTTATACATAAGGATTTTTGAAATGTCCAGTACAGCCATTCCGATGCTGATAGGTTTATTGAATGTAATTTCAGTTCTTCCCATATGGATCGCTACTAGTTGTTCAGTAAGGATGGTCCTGTCACGAAAATTGCACCGAGAAATTAATTTCTCTGCCTTCTTTTCAGAACTGCAGAGCTTGACGTTTACGCGGTTACGGATATTTTCCATCGTTTTGCCGAAAACGGCATTgttcattaatttgaaaaaggatttttcaaattcattagtGGCATCTTTTCGGAGGCTAGTGTTCAAATCAATATAACTTTTCAACCATGGGGACTGACTGAACTGAAGAACTCTATGAACCTTCCTTAATATTAATCCTTGTTGTAAGTAGAACTTTAAATTACGATAGTGAAGAACGTACTTTTCCTTATGGTAAAGAGTTGTGAGCAGTCTTTTATCCTTGCACCCAGGTGGAATCTTGGTTTCTGGTGCAAGAGGAAGATCAGAATGGTTGTCGTGAAGATTTTTGGGGTAATCTAAGTCCACCTCAAAGATGAAACCAAGTGGACCATCGTCAGAAATGGATAACACATCCGTTGGTGGTTCTACCCATTTAAAATCTTGAAGGGGTAATGGCTGAGACATGGCCCAACCGTATAAGTTGTTTGCATCTaagtacaataaataattagagGACTTCGATGAATCATAGGCTTCCATATACTTATTGTTCGCAGATCCATAGCGGTGAGAACATTGCGAAATGCCACCACGAATACCACTTTCTATGAAAAGAATCATATCATAGTCAGTGAGAAGCTCTATggaaatattagttttcttaAGCATTGCATCCCATGATAATCCTGGTGCCGTGAAGTACCAGGCCGGATCCAAATTATAATGTCTCATGCATACatctctaaaattttcaaacacatCAGCCAGGAGCAAAACATCCGTTTTTACATAGAGGTCTGAGTATTCACCAAGTGAAgacatcttaaaaatttgccAAACTTCTTCTGCATGTTTATAATCTTCATTAGAAATTGAGCAGTCATTTAATTTGGAATAGAAAGCCCTCTGTGGTGGTAATGTTGtttcttcaaatttactttcatgATCAATGTAATCGTATGGATATACTCCTTTACGGAGTACTAGAGGTACTTCTGATGATGAGAAAAACTTATTCATGTTGAGGAATTGATCAGGAGTAAGATTTCTTGCGAGCTGATCCAAACTGCTCGCCATGAAACGGTAAGAGTCTATAAaacgaaggaaaatttttcctgaaacatactctgaaaaagaaatatatttctcagTATTTTCCGGAATAACAttgatattttcttcattttttcctagttctttaataaaaagatgACTGTCATAGCCggataaattgtgaaaaatgacGGGGATGAAATTTGGCACTTTAGTTTGCATATTGCAGTTGTTGCAACTTGCCCCGCGAAATTCCTGTGTTACATGGCAGTGATCTTTGACctacaacagaaaaaaaactttatttaatgcatgttaaaaagttatgtgatttttgttcttattgGTTGAAAATTATGTTACTGATAATGATGTGATATTGATATATTGTCCCGAAATCAAGAGGCCATTACGACAACAGATGCCAGACTTCCGCGTGATGGCGGTCATTATAGTTACAAAGATTAAGCATACGATGAGGCACGTGATGAAATTTTCGTTACATAACGACACCAAATATCAGACTTGTGTGATGGCGGTTATTATAGTGACAAAGATATAGCATACGATAAGGCAATCGATGTTGTCCGGATATTACGAGGCTATCGCGACGCGATTTGGCGGTTACTATAGTTACAAAGATAAGGTAGTCTCAAAAATCAGATACTAATTTTTTCGTATTCTCAGACCCTTTTGGAAATGATGACAAATTTTAtgagaacattttgaaaatttaactactGAAATGTTGTTATCTTGTCTTTATacaagtataattttttcactaatttctTAACcctacaatataattttatactctGAATAAGAGTAGGTActaattatgtgaaaaatttctacaaaaacgATATACATTCgcgtaatatttataaacttcaatagttaaaaataattgatataatgGCAAAGAAAACGCTGACTTCGTTCTATGCTTCTGTAAGgataaaatggaaagaaagcATAAATAATACCACATAAACCAACATACTATAGTGTCGGTTCTATAATGAAGAACCTTCatcagtttttaatgaaatagaataaaaagaaatgataattatagaaatcgaactgaaatatttaattattattattttgtttgaagttgttgttattattattgattattttaattttatttgaattattattattgaagcaTGTTGGTCTTTGTGGTATTATATATGCTTTTctacgttttttagtttttatttaattagtgtgatgattaaaatgtatattagaACATATACACAAATTTATACTATAttacactattaaaaaattataccgtTTAACCCTTATGAGAGCATAATAATGCACTGTAAATCGTTTCAGAATTCTAGGAATGGGATTCACATGaaggtaaaatattaatttttaaaaaattttaaaataattaatatagttaCATACCTTGTAATTTTCCACAGAAAATTCACTATCACACACATAACAATTAGTTGCTGACTCATACTGCTGGGTTTGTTTTTCAGTTAATGATTTCATTGGCAGcggattattatatttttcatggatGATAAGTGCTTCCTCCCTCAttttctccataaatattttcgCTGCATCTTTTCCACGATAAACATAAGGTGGTTTACTAAGTCCAGCAATGCCACAaacataataacaaaaactgaTGGGTtcatgtttttgatatttttctgtaaacGACGCACCTGAAGACGGCCCACAAGAGTCTATGGGTTTCAGTAAGCTCTCAAAATCCGCATATATTACAAAGGGAACAGGCTGAGTATGCTTTACGTTTTTAAACCTGAGCCATTTATCAGTCGGCATTTTCACGCGTACAGTTTCGTGCTGATTGCAGCTTATTTTATGGCGTGTAAGTATCGCATCTGATGTAAAAAACTGCAAACACCTTCGGCAAATAAACTTTCTTCCGTGATGTTGAGAATACTGAGGAGACAACAGCCGTGAGAGGTTTTTTATCCAGGAGAAATGAGAGTCagtttcagttttcaaaaataaaagatcaaCATGctgagttttttcttcttctgtgaTAATTAAAGGaaacactgaatttttttctgtcagtCCATACACATTAATTGAGATTTCGTTCAACTTTTCGAACTTTTTCACGTCTTGAAGTTTAACGGGGAAGGGAATGTTCGAAAAATTCAATGTGTTTGCAAACGATTTGTAGTTAGACATTCTACACGGATTTGTTTGCTTGGGATGAAGTGCGGAAAGAATTGCCCACTTGAAGCATTcattatcattgtttttaacattaacaACTGCCAGTCTCTTAGAAATAACAGGTGGAAGCGGAATGAATCCTGAAGCCCGTAAAGGATCATATTTATTGATGCGGATTTCAAATGCGATGATTTCATCCAATGACCAGCCCGAATCCTTCTTTTCAAAGTCTTCTGCTTCAGTCAACAGTTTGCTCATAATACTTGAATAAAACTCTTCTAAATCAGTTGATAGTAAAATTGGagtgtttttagttttaaaattcttatcctCGCGCACTATTTTATCATTTGTAACTTTCTTGTAAAGACCCGTTAATCTACAATTCACTTTCAAATCTTGGATTTGCCGCTCCTTTGTCACCTCAtcgttaaatttttgttgattggataaaagaaattctttcatatccaaaaagttattttcgttCGTTAAGTAGAGTGTTTTCACTCTGCCGTTTAAAGCGGATTTAACTTTTGCATGGAAGTGGGTAGATGTCGTTTTCTCAGTTGAAACAATTGCTTTCCCAGCAGATGTGCAAGGCGAATCAGAAGCAGTACTTGTCGATGGTCCACTCGACAGCTCTGAAGAGTCTTGATTGGCTCCATTCTTCTTATGTTTTTTAGGCGATGATGAAATACTTGAAGTTGATTTCCGCTTATGAGTTTCATTGTCGTGTTTTGTGCGTATATGGCGTGACAAGTTAGATTTTGAAGAAAAGGAAGAGCAGCAGTGTttgcaagtaaaatttttttcatccataACGAATGATTTCAACTTAAATCAGTTACACCAAATGTCaatcaattaaatgaaaaactttaactACCATAACTGACAAAACTTAACgagaaaattcaacaaaaattataacaaagaaGACCAAACGAtcgataaaaattttcctttagagagagagagagagagagagagagagaactTCCTACTATCCTGCTATCAAATGTAATTCTCTGACAAAATGAATCTACTTTAATATCGCTTACGAATACCCAGAATGCATTGCGCGTGGTTATGCAATGCTCATTCTTATTAGTTGAAAATGATGTCACTGATAACAACACGACATGCAAATATTTCCCGGATATCACGGAGCCAGATGCCAGATGGCGTGATGCCGGTCGTTATAGTTACAAAGATAAGGCATTCGATAAAGCACATAATTTCATTACCCCTATATCACGACATCAGATACCAGGTTTGCATGATTGCGGTTACTATAGTTACAAGGCTATGGTAATCGATAAGGCGCTCCATGTTTCCTTATCTACTACAATCCTGTTTTCGTATTCTCAAAACCTATCTACTACCACTActataattaaactattaaatttttttttaaattttaaaaattattgaagaaattcaaaatttttaaattcttaaggcttttttattttaacatactttaataaaattttttcttagtgcTTCCAATAAGAATCTTAACAAGTTGgtgcattcatttgttgatataggaaatagaatattttttttatagactaTTTTGTaggaaagtagaaaaaaaaggttaaaaaatccTGTTACGTATATGTaaacatgctgtaaaaattgtaatacctcataaaatgcttattccatgcacactttaaataagtgtattataaaaaagtttgctTCAAGGCTTaaacttaaatagaaaaaattccttggggaattaattaattaaatgagtgtattataaaaagtttacttcaaagctttaACTTAAATAGAAAACATTCCTTCgggatttaattaaga contains:
- the LOC107444937 gene encoding uncharacterized protein, encoding MDEKNFTCKHCCSSFSSKSNLSRHIRTKHDNETHKRKSTSSISSSPKKHKKNGANQDSSELSSGPSTSTASDSPCTSAGKAIVSTEKTTSTHFHAKVKSALNGRVKTLYLTNENNFLDMKEFLLSNQQKFNDEVTKERQIQDLKVNCRLTGLYKKVTNDKIVREDKNFKTKNTPILLSTDLEEFYSSIMSKLLTEAEDFEKKDSGWSLDEIIAFEIRINKYDPLRASGFIPLPPVISKRLAVVNVKNNDNECFKWAILSALHPKQTNPCRMSNYKSFANTLNFSNIPFPVKLQDVKKFEKLNEISINVYGLTEKNSVFPLIITEEEKTQHVDLLFLKTETDSHFSWIKNLSRLLSPQYSQHHGRKFICRRCLQFFTSDAILTRHKISCNQHETVRVKMPTDKWLRFKNVKHTQPVPFVIYADFESLLKPIDSCGPSSGASFTEKYQKHEPISFCYYVCGIAGLSKPPYVYRGKDAAKIFMEKMREEALIIHEKYNNPLPMKSLTEKQTQQYESATNCYVCDSEFSVENYKVKDHCHVTQEFRGASCNNCNMQTKVPNFIPVIFHNLSGYDSHLFIKELGKNEENINVIPENTEKYISFSEYVSGKIFLRFIDSYRFMASSLDQLARNLTPDQFLNMNKFFSSSEVPLVLRKGVYPYDYIDHESKFEETTLPPQRAFYSKLNDCSISNEDYKHAEEVWQIFKMSSLGEYSDLYVKTDVLLLADVFENFRDVCMRHYNLDPAWYFTAPGLSWDAMLKKTNISIELLTDYDMILFIESGIRGGISQCSHRYGSANNKYMEAYDSSKSSNYLLYLDANNLYGWAMSQPLPLQDFKWVEPPTDVLSISDDGPLGFIFEVDLDYPKNLHDNHSDLPLAPETKIPPGCKDKRLLTTLYHKEKYVLHYRNLKFYLQQGLILRKVHRVLQFSQSPWLKSYIDLNTSLRKDATNEFEKSFFKLMNNAVFGKTMENIRNRVNVKLCSSEKKAEKLISRCNFRDRTILTEQLVAIHMGRTEITFNKPISIGMAVLDISKILMYKFHYTKMKTKYEEKIKLLYTDTDSFIYDITTEDVYSDMNEDLDSFDTSDYPEDNIYGTPRKNKKVLGVMKDENKGEIMIEFIGLRSKMYAFKVKEQVTKKLKGIKKATIEKKIEFEDYKKCLFENQELHTTMNTIQSKRHELTSVTINKLALSPYDHKRYVLDDKVSTVPFGHYLFPELK